The following proteins come from a genomic window of Vidua chalybeata isolate OUT-0048 chromosome 2, bVidCha1 merged haplotype, whole genome shotgun sequence:
- the GJA8 gene encoding gap junction alpha-8 protein → MGDWSFLGNILEQVNEQSTVIGRVWLTVLFIFRILILGTAAELVWGDEQSDFVCNTQQPGCENVCYDEAFPISHIRLWVLQIIFVSTPSLMYFGHAVHHVRMEEKRKEREEAERRQQAEVDEEKLPLAPNQNKGNNPDGTKKFRLEGTLLRTYIFHIIFKTLFEVGFIVGQYFLYGFRILPLYRCGRWPCPNLVDCFVSRPTEKTIFIMFMLVVASVSLFLNLVEISHLILKRIRRALRRPAEEQLGEVPEKPLHAITVPSIPKAKGYKLLEEEKPVSHYFPLTEVGVEPSPLPSAYNEFEEKIGMGPLEDLSRAFDERLPSYAQAKEPEEEKVRAEEEEREEEQPGPQEEPGVKKAEEEVVRDEVEGPSAPAELAADMRPLSRLSKASSRARSDDLTV, encoded by the coding sequence ATGGGTGACTGGAGTTTCTTGGGGAACATTTTAGAGCAGGTGAACGAGCAATCCACTGTCATCGGGAGAGTTTGGCTTACGGTGCTCTTCATTTTCCGCATCCTGATCCTGGGCACGGCTGCCGAGCTGGTGTGGGGAGACGAGCAGTCAGACTTTGTGTGCAACACCCAGCAACCTGGTTGTGAGAACGTCTGCTACGATGAGGCCTTCCCCATCTCCCACATCCGGCTCTGGGTCCTGCAGATCATTTTTGTATCCACCCCTTCACTAATGTACTTCGGGCATGCTGTGCACCACGTCCGCatggaggagaagaggaaagagagggaggaagCTGAGAGGCGCCAGCAAGCTGAGGTGGATGAAGAGAAGCTGCCCCTGGctccaaaccaaaacaaaggcAACAACCCTGATGGAACCAAGAAGTTTCGCCTGGAAGGTACTCTCCTGAGAACGTACATCTTCCACATCATTTTCAAAACCCTCTTTGAGGTGGGATTCATAGTAGGTCAGTACTTCCTGTATGGCTTCCGAATTCTCCCCCTTTACCGCTGCGGGCGGTGGCCCTGTCCCAATCTTGTGGACTGTTTTGTCTCCAGGCCCACGGAGAAGACCATCTTCATTATGTTCATGCTGGTGGTGGCTTCTGTGTCCCTCTTCCTCAACCTGGTGGAGATCAGTCATTTGATCTTGAAAAGAATCCGGAGGGCTCTGAGGAGACcggcagaggagcagcttggAGAGGTCCCAGAGAAGCCTCTCCATGCCATCAcagtcccttccatcccaaaggCCAAAGGCTACAAGCTGCTGGAAGAAGAGAAGCCGGTGTCCCACTATTTCCCTCTCACGGAAGTAGGGGTTGAGCCCAGCCCCCTTCCATCAGCCTACAATGAGTTTGAGGAGAAGATTGGAATGGGGCCACTGGAAGATCTCTCCAGGGCATTCGATGAGAGGTTACCATCATATGCGCAAGCGAAGGAACCAGAAGAGGAGAAGGTAcgagcagaggaggaggaacgagaggaggagcagccagggcctCAGGAAGAGCCAGGGgtgaagaaagcagaagaggagGTGGTGAGAGATGAAGTGGAAGGGCCTTCAGCACCTGCTGAACTTGCCGCTGATATGAGACCCCTGAGCAGGCTAAGTAAAGCCAGCAGCCGGGCCAGGTCAGATGATTTGACTGTATGA